One genomic window of Micropterus dolomieu isolate WLL.071019.BEF.003 ecotype Adirondacks linkage group LG06, ASM2129224v1, whole genome shotgun sequence includes the following:
- the kcnmb3 gene encoding calcium-activated potassium channel subunit beta-3, giving the protein MFLNTAPRRSFSMPININLLGARRQQTRDFLHRGEKQERCKGVDDRGVQRAHTQIPVSSVGEDRVILLGFTMMAFSVLMFFVVGITMVKPCIDRNWEEKASCVLLNTEILEVDCRGVSTVPCLRVTVNLTASNQMVFLHFDEESVLLAPECFYIPKCQRDRTELLKEVEKVKTKLDAHQGNTSSCFTDRARHPRVVILHKKYTCQEALFALQWPCLMVGGGALLVGLVKLTQHLAHLSSEMCSETAGGRLTSRHTQGKLYRLLQRSSMQSPS; this is encoded by the exons ATGTTCTTGAACACAGCTCCCCGGAGGTCGTTCAGCATGCCCATTAACATCAACCTGCTGGGTGCTCGCAGGCAGCAGACACG AGACTTCCTCCACAGAGGGGAGAAGCAGGAGCGGTGTAAAGGTGTGGATGATCGTGGAGTGCAGCGAGCTCATACCCAGATACCAGTGTCGAGTGTCGGGGAGGACAGAGTCATCCTGCTGGGCTTCACTATGATGGCCTTCTCTGTGCTCATGTTCTTTGTGGTCGGCATCACTATGGTCAAACCTTGTATTGACAG GAACTGGGAGGAGAAGGCCAGCTGTGTTCTGCTGAATACCGAAATCCTGGAGGTGGACTGCAGAGGTGTGAGCACTGTGCCGTGCCTCAGGGTGACAGTTAACCTCACAGCCTCCAATCAGATGGTTTTTCTGCACTTTGACGAGGAATCGGTCCTCCTTGCTCCTGAG TGTTTCTACATACCCAAATGTCAGAGGGACAGAACAGAACTTCTAAAGGAAGTAGAGAAAGTGAAAACCAAATTGGACGCTCATCAGGGGAACACCTCATCCTGCTTCACTGACCGCGCGAGGCACCCCAGGGTTGTCATCTTGCACAAGAAGTACACCTGTCAGGAGGCCCTGTTTGCCTTGCAGTGGCCCTGTCTGATGGTGGGTGGCGGAGCTCTGTTGGTGGGCCTTGTGAAGCTGACACAGCACTTAGCCCATCTCTCCTCTGAGATGTGCAGTGAGACTGCAGGGGGCAGGCTGACATCAAGACACACTCAGGGCAAACTGTACAGACTCCTCCAGAGGTCCAGCATGCAGTCTCCTTCATGA